A region of Necator americanus strain Aroian chromosome I, whole genome shotgun sequence DNA encodes the following proteins:
- a CDS encoding hypothetical protein (NECATOR_CHRI.G2950.T1), protein MVLPDKHGIPLEDPTLWMAQRRSLSVLPYISDDMSRAVRGCLRKAGLRNDVRVVEIPPANLKGQLVRNRVYDRLCTTPSCVVCPYGREGDCMISGVVYRITCRLCGDDYIGETGRPLCIRVKEHLDGLAKSKTFTPLGAHRRICHPNSEVEVEVRILSYESEITARRTLEAFWITAKSPKMNKKDECIAITNELSPYQDLCGF, encoded by the coding sequence atggtgctacccgacaagcacggtatccctctcgaagacccaacgttgtggatggcccagagaagatccctttctgttttaccttatatatctgatgatatgagcagagcagtacggggctgtctacgaaaagcgggtctaaggaatgacgtgagggttgtggaaatacctccagcaaacctcaagggtcagctggtacgtaaccgtgtatatgatcgactctgcacaactcccagctgcgtggtttgcccgtatggcagagagggtgattgcatgatatcgggagtggtgtatcgtatcacgtgcaggttgtgcggtgacgattatataggggaaacgggacgcccactgtgtattagggtcaaggagcatctagatggactcgcaaaatcaaaaaccttcaccccacttggagcacaccgtagaatatgtcatccaaactccgaagtagaggtagaagttcgtatattatcctacgagtccgaaatcacagcacgcagaacgctagaggccttttggataaccgccaaaagtccaaaaatgaacaagaaggatgagtgcattgcgatcacaaacgagttatccccgtatcaagacctatgcgggttttga
- a CDS encoding hypothetical protein (NECATOR_CHRI.G2951.T1), whose protein sequence is MAEHSTHIRHVLLYELESGHSAAEAHRNLSQVFGTEATSERSVRARFQRFKAGNKKLEDEPHSGPTDCNIIRQTEESGGAASM, encoded by the coding sequence atggccgaacattccacccatattcgacacgtactcctttacgagttagAGTCTGGTCActccgctgctgaagcccatcgaaacttgagtcaagtattcggcactgaagccacttctgagcggtctgtgcgtgctaggttccagcgcttcaaagccggaaacaagaaactcgaagatgagcctcacTCTGGtccgaccgactgcaatatcatTCGACAAACTGAAGAATCcggcggagcagcatccatgtga
- a CDS encoding hypothetical protein (NECATOR_CHRI.G2952.T1) — protein sequence MSLTLVRPTAISFDKLKNPAEQHPCEGVRYFAASPGCSLSTVRIGLRSLGMVKELEVADSTGWTPLSLEMENGSSTSTTPVVDVEDPIKANFRDRACLERERRHC from the exons atgagcctcacTCTGGtccgaccgactgcaatatcatTCGACAAACTGAAGAATCcggcggagcagcatccatgtgaaggtgtgcggtattttgctgccagtcctggctgttcgctgtccaccgtaaggattggactgcgatctctcggaatggtgaaagaGCTCG aagtcgcagattcgactggctggacaccgttgtcactggagatggaaaatgggtcctctacgtcgACCACACCcgtggttgacgtagaggacccaatcaaggcaaacttccgtgaccgtgcctgtctggaaagggaaaggagacattgctga
- a CDS encoding hypothetical protein (NECATOR_CHRI.G2953.T1): protein MYNIIKPIQTRPYHPLNIKYETGEELFSGACDIRGVDRVVVLVSASMADSFGQLTIRIEPLLMTRCGSISALIIFSA from the coding sequence ATGTACAATATCATCAAACCGATCCAGACGAGACCGTACCATCCACTGAACATCAAATacgaaactggagaagaactgttctcagGAGCATGCGACATTAGAGGAGTTGATAGAGTTGTTGTCCTCGTCAGCGCGAGTATGGCAGACTCTTTCGGCCAACTTACTATCCGAATTGAACCTCTGCTGATGACAAGATGTGGCTCAATATCAGCT